TGCGAGTCTGCCGACCATCTACCTGAAGATCGTACTGCCGAGCCTGCGCCCAGTGTTCTTCAGCGCCTTCATGATCCTGGCGCACATCGCGATCAAGAGCTTCGACCTGGTGGCGGCGATGACCGCGGGTGGCCCGGGCTATTCGTCCGACCTGCCGGCGATGTTCATGTATTCCTTCACCTTCAGCCGTGGCCAGATGGGCATTGGTTCGGCGAGCGCCATGATGATGCTCGGTGCGATCCTGGCGATTCTGGTGCCGTACCTGTACTCCGAATTGCGAGGCAAACGCCATGAGTAATCAACTCGGAAAACCGGCGATCAGCTTCAGCCGCATTGCGATCTACGCAACCTTGTTGCTGGCCGCGGCGATCTATCTGGTCCCGCTGGTGGTGATGCTGCTGACCAGTTTCAAATCGCCGGAAGACATCCGCACCGGCAACCTGTTGAGCTGGCCGCAAGTGATTGACGGCATCGGCTGGATCAAGGCCTGGGATGTGGTGGGCGGCTACTTCTGGAACTCGGTGAAAATCACCGTGCCGGCGGTACTGATCTCTACTTTCATCGGTGCCATGAACGGCTATGTGCTGTCGATGTGGCGCTTCCGTGGTTCGCAACTGTTCTTCGGTCTGCTGTTGTTCGGTTGCTTCCTGCCGTTCCAGACCGTGCTGTTGCCGGCTTCGTTCACCCTCGGCAAGTTCGGCCTGGCCAACACCACCACGGGCCTGGTGCTGGTGCACGTGGTCTACGGCCTGGCGTTCACCACGCTGTTCTTCCGCAACTACTACGTGAGCATTCCGGATGCGCTGGTCAAGGCGGCGCGGCTGGATGGCGCGGGCTTCTTCACGATTTTCTGGAAGATCCTGCTGCCGATGTCGATCCCGATCGTGATGGTCTGCCTGATCTGGCAGTTCACGCAAATCTGGAATGACTTCCTGTTCGGCGTGGTCTTCGCCAGTGGCGATGCCCAGCCGATTACCGTGGCCCTGAACAACCTGGTCAACACCAGCACCGGGGCCAAGGAATACAACGTTGATATGGCCGCCGCGATGATCGCCGGGCTGCCGACACTGCTGGTCTACATATTCGCTGGCAAGTATTTCCTGCGTGGGCTGACGTCTGGCGCGGTCAAGGGGTAGAACATGGCAACTCTCGAATTACGCAACGTTAACAAAACCTACGGCGCCGGTTTGCCGGACACCCTGAAAAACATCGAGCTGAAGATCAATGACGGTGAGTTTCTGATCCTGGTCGGTCCATCGGGCTGTGGTAAATCCACTTTGATGAACTGCATTGCGGGTCTGGAAAACATCAGCGGCGGGGCGATCCTGGTGGACGACGCCGACATCAGCGGCATGAGCCCCAAAGATCGCGACATCGCCATGGTGTTCCAGTCCTACGCGCTGTACCCGACCATGAGCGTGCGCGACAACATCGCGTTCGGCCTGAAGATTCGCAAAATGCCGGCCGCTGAAATCGACGAAGAAGTCGCTCGCGTGGCCAAGTTGCTGCAAATCGAACACCTGCTCAGCCGCAAGCCCGGCCAGCTCTCCGGTGGCCAGCAACAGCGCGTGGCCATGGGCCGGGCGTTGGCGCGGCGGCCGAAGATTTACCTGTTCGATGAACCGCTGTCCAACCTCGACGCCAAGCTGCGGGTCGAGATGCGCACCGAAATGAAACTGATGCACCAGCGCCTGAAAACCACCACGGTCTACGTGACCCACGACCAGATCGAAGCCATGACCCTGGGCGACAAAGTGGCGGTGATGAAGGACGGGATCATTCAGCAATTCGGCACGCCGAAAGACATCTACAACAACCCGGCCAACCTGTTCGTGGCGAGCTTCATCGGTTCGCCGCCGATGAACTTCATTCCCCTGCGTTTGCAGCGCAAGGACGGTCGTCTGCTGGCGCTGCTCGACAGCGGTCAGGCACGCTGCGAATTGCCGCTGGGCATGCAAGACGCCGGGCTTGAAGACCGCGAAGTGATCCTCGGCATGCGTCCGGAGCAGATCGTTCTGGCGGGCAGCGAGCCGAATGGTTTGCCGACCATTCGTGCCGAAGTGCAGGTCACCGAACCGACCGGTCCCGACACCCTGGTGTTCGTCAATCTCAACGACACCAAAGTCTGCTGCCGCTTGGCACCGGACGTCGCACCGGCCGTGGGCGAGACCCTGACCCTGCAATTCGATCCATCGAAAGTGCTGTTGTTCGATGCCAAGACCGGTGAACGCCTGGGGGTGGCCGGCCTGCCAAAATCCGAAGCTCACAGCGCCAACGTAGCCCAATTCAAAGGCCGCTGAAGATCAAAATGTGGGAGCGGACTTGCTCCCACAGGGGGGATTCGCGGCAGATGGGGACATCCGCCGCAATCGTTGTAAACCGCGTTAGATAAAAACAGTTAATAACAATAAAGACGAGGATGTAGGGATGAAGAAGAAGAACAACGCTCAGCTTATCTGCCAATTGTCAGCTCTTGCGATGATGACTATGGCCGGTAGCGCACACGCGGCTGACGCGTTCAGTGCCGACTCGCAGTGGATGACCGGGGATTGGGGTGGTGAGCGGACCAGGCTGATCGAACAAGGTATCGACATCAAGGCCGACTACGTCGGTGAAGTGGGCGCCAACCTGCATGGCGGCTACAACGACGACAAGACGGCGCGTTACGCCGACCAGTTTGGCCTGGGCGTGGCGCTGGACCTGGAAAAACTGTGGGGCTGGGATAACACCCAGGCCAAGATCCAGCTCACCAACCGTAACGGTGAGAACATCTCCAATGACCGTGTCGGCGACCCGCGTGCCGGCACCTTGAGTTCCTCCCAGGAAGTCTACGGCCGTGGCCATATGGTCCGTTTGACCCAGTTGTGGATCAAGCACCAGTTCCTCGACGGTAAACTGGACGTCAAGGCCGGTTACTTCGGCGAAGGCGAAGACTTCAACACCTTCCCTTGCGAGTTCCAGAACCTGGCATTCTGCGGTTCCCAAGTGGGTAACTGGGCGACCAACATCTGGTACAACTGGCCGGTCATGCAGGCGGCGATTCGCGTGAAGTACAACATCACGCCTGAGTTCTATGCGCAAGTCGGCGCGTACAACCAGAACCCGTCGCAACTGGAACACGGTAACGGCTTCAAGCTCAGCGGCAGTGGTACCGAGGGCACCGTCTTGCCAGTTGAATTGGTCTGGTCGCCGAAGGTCAACAACCTGCCGGGCGAATACCGTGTCGGTTACTACAAGAGCACTGCCAACGCCGATGACGTCCGTGAAGACGCCAACGGCAATGATGCAGCGACCAGCGGCAACGCCTATCGCAGCCACGATAGCAAGCATGGCTACTGGTTCGTGGCGCAGCAACAACTGACCACTCACAATGGTGATGCTTCACGCGGTCTGAACATCGCGGCCAACGCCACCTTCCACGACAAAGACACCAACTTCGTCGACAACTACCAGTCGCTGATGTTTGTGTACAAGGGCCCGTTTGATGCGCGTCCTAAAGATGACGTCGGGATCGGCTTCTCCCGTATCCATGTCAACGAAGATGTGAAGAAAAACGCCGAGTTGGTCAACGCCGCCAATGGTGTCACCGACTACAACGATCCGCTGTTCTCGCCGTTGCGTTCCACCGAATACAACTACGAGATCAACTACGGTTTCCACGTTACCAACTGGCTGACCGTACGGCCTAACCTGCAATACATCACTCACCCGGGTGGTGTCGATGAAGTCGACAACGCTCTGGTGGCCGGTCTGAAAATTCAGTCGGTGTTCTAACGCTGTTGCGATAAGCTCCTCTCTATGTGCGCATTTTTGCGGACGGCCATGGCTGTCCGCTTTTTTTTGGGGCAGCACACCCCTTGGAGCAGATCGTTCCCACGCTCTGCGTGGTAACGCCGCGCTGGACGCTCTGCGTCCATCGTATGTGACGCAGAGCGTCACGGGATGCATTCCCACGCAGAGCGTGGGAACGATCAGGTAGAAAAATGATTTTCAGGACCGTGGCACATGCTTGAGCATCCGCTACAACGCTTCTTCAAATCCTTGCGCGAACGGCCGGTGTTTGCGTGGGAGCGCTATCAGATGCGCGATGTGCTGGTGATCGACCATCCGCTGTGTCAGGCGGTGTTCAGTCGGCAGGGCGCGCAGTTGCTGCACTTCCAGCCAAAGGGTCAGAAACCCTGGTTGTGGTGCGCGGCGAAGTGGCCGCATGTCGGTGCGATTCGCGGCGGTGTGCCGGTGTGTTGGCCGTGGTACGGCCGTCATCCGAGCGAAAACGCCTGGCCGTCCCATGGCTGGGCGCGTTTGCTCGACTGGAAACTGCTCGATAGCAGCAGTGATGACGATGGTGTGCACCTGCACTGGCAGTTACAGCTGTGCGACTGGCAAGTGGACTTGCACGCGCACTTGGGCGAACGCATGGATTTGCACCTGAGCACCGAGCATCAGGACGACATGCCATGCCAGTTGAGCCAGGCCTTGCACGCCTATTGGCGTATTGGCGACGTGGGCGAGGTAGCGCTGTCTGGGCTCGACGGCGCGCAAGGTTACGACCAGTTGAGCCGCCAGGTTTGCCAGCAGGAAGGCGAGTTGCGGGTCGACGGCGGTTGTCAGCGGGTGTTCCAGCATGACGGCGAATTGCAGCTCAAGGACCACGCCTGGCAGCGGGAACTGTGTATCGACACGGGTGACCATGCGGACACGGTGGTCTGGCATCCCGGCTCGCGGCCGTTGCTGGGCGTGAGCTGGAACGAGGTTTTAGAGTTCGTCTGCGTGGAAGCGGCCAGCGGCGGGACCGACAGCCTGTGCCTGGCACCGGGGGAGCGGGCGCATTTGAGTTTGCAGGCGCGGGTAGGGGTTTAGCTCAAGACCTTCGGTGTTGCGCCGGGCCTCATCGCGGGCAAGCCCGCTCCCACAGGGATATTCAGTGAACACAGATTTGTGTACGCCGTAGATTTCTGTGGGAGCGGGCTTGCCCGCGATGAGGCCCGAACAGGCAATGAAGATCCTGGGTTAGTTGAATTCATCCCCAATCGGATACCGACTGGCATTCAGGCTTTCCTTGATCTTGCGCAAGTGCGGCTGGAAATCCACGCCCCGGCGCAGGGTCATACCGGTGGCGAGCACATCGAGCACGGTCAGCTGAATGATCCGGGACGTCATCGGCATATAGATGTCAGTGTCTTCCGGCAACGGGATGTTCAGGCTCAAGGTGCTCGCCTTGGCCAGCGGCGAACCCTCGGCTGTCAGGCCCAGCACTGACGCGCCGTTTTCCCGCGCGATGCGCGCCACTTCCACCAGTTCGCGGGTGCGGCCGGTATAGGAAATGATCACGAACAACTCACCCGTGTGGGCCACCGAGGCAATCATGCGCTGCATTAACACATCGGCATGGGCGGTCACCGCCAGGTTGAAGCGGAAGAACTTGTGCTGTGCATCCAGCGCTACCGGGGCCGAAGCACCGAGGCCGAAGAAGTGGATCTGCCGGGCCTGGATCAACAGGTCGACGGCGCGGCTGATCAGGTTCGGATCAAGCGCCTGTAATGCACTGTCCAAAGAAGCGATGGCGCTGCCGAAAATCTTTTTGGTATAGGCCTCTGGATTATCGTCGGCCTCGACCGCACGGCTGACATACGCCGCGCCACTGGCCAGGCTTTGGGCCAATTGAAGCTTGAGTTCCGGGTAGCCGCTAACGCCAAACGAACGGCAGAAACGGTTGACCGTCGGCTCGCTGACTTTAGAAGCCTGGGCGAGGGCGGCGATGCTGAACCGGGTGGCCTGCTCCGGGTTGAGCAGGATCACTTCGGCGACTTTGCGTTCTGCCTTGTTCAGGTCTTCAAGGCGATTCTGGATCTGTTCCAGTAAATTTCGCACGCGGTCCATTTCATGTTCCTTAGGTCAGCAGCGCAAATAAGCGTTCGGCTAATGCAAATTGGGCCTTTGATACGGCCCATAACGGTGGCCTATCCTACTGATGGCTCCGACCGACCACCACTCGGAATCTATATTTTGCGAAAATGTTGTGGTTATTACTACATTTTCCCTTGAGTGATGCCTTGAAAAAAGGTATTTGTAGCTTAACTTGATAAAAGAACAAACATCATGCCTTCTATTACGGTTGAACCGTGCACCTTTGCCTTGTTCGGCGCTCTCGGCGATCTAGCCCTGCGCAAGCTGTTTCCTGCCCTCTATCAACTCGATGGCGCCGGCCTGCTTCATGAGGATACGCGCATTATCGCGCTGGCCCGTGAACCCGGCAGCGAGCAACAGCATCTGGCATTCATCGCCACTGAGCTGCGCCGTTACGTGGGCGCCAAAGAGCTGGATGAAGCGGTGGTCGAGCGCTTCCTGGCCCGCTTGAGCTACCTGCACGTCGACTTCCTCAAGGCTGACGATTACGTCGCCCTGGCCGAGCAGGCTGGCAGCGCCCAGCGGGTGATTGCCTACTTCGCCACCCCGGCGGCGGTTTACGGCGCTATTTGCGAGAACCTGTCGAAGGTCGGCCTGACCGAAAACACCCGCGTGGTGCTGGAAAAACCCATCGGTTCGGACCTGGAATCCTCGCGCAAGGTCAACGACGCCGTGGCGCAGTTCTTCCCGGAGAACCGCACCTACCGTATCGACCACTACCTGGGCAAAGAGACCGTACAAAACCTGATCGCCCTGCGTTTCGCCAACAGCCTGTTCGAAACCCAGTGGAACCAGAATTACATCTCCCACGTGGAAATCACCGTGGCCGAGCAGGTCGGGATCGAAGGCCGTTGGGGTTACTTCGACAAGGCTGGCCAGCTGCGGGACATGATCCAGAATCACCTGCTGCAATTGCTCTGCTTGATCGCCATGGACCCGCCCGCCGACCTGTCCGCCGACAGCATCCGCGACGAGAAAGTCAAAGTCCTCAAGGCACTGGCGCCGATCAGCCCGGAAGGCCTGACCACTCAAGTGGTGCGCGGCCAGTACATCGCCGGCCACAGCGAAGGCAAATCGGTACCCGGGTATCTGGAGGAGCCTAACTCCAACACCCAGAGCGACACCGAAACCTTCGTCGCCCTGCGTGCTGACATTCGCAACTGGCGCTGGGCCGGCGTGCCGTTTTACCTGCGCACCGGCAAACGCATGCCGCAAAAGCTGTCGCAGATCGTCATCCACTTCAAGGAACCGTCGCACTACATTTTCGCCCCCGAGCAGCGCTTGCAGATCAGCAACAAACTGATCATCCGCCTGCAACCGGACGAAGGTATTTCCTTGCGCGTGATGACCAAAGAACAAGGCCTGGACAAGGGCATGCAGCTGCGCAGCGGTCCGTTGCAGCTGAATTTTTCCGACACCTATCGCAGCGCGCGGATTCCCGACGCCTACGAGCGGTTGTTGCTGGAAGTGATGCGCGGCAATCAGAACCTGTTTGTCCGTAAAGATGAAATCGAAGCCGCGTGGAAGTGGTGTGACCAGTTGATCGCCGGGTGGAAAAAGTCCGGTGATGCGCCCAAGCCGTACGCGGCCGGGTCATGGGGGCCGATGAGCTCCATTGCACTGATTACGCGGGACGGGAGGTCGTGGTATGGCGATATCTGAATTGAAACTGCCTCAGGGTGTTAGCGCCCATGAGTTCAAAAGCCCGGTGCTGCTGGCCGAAGGTCTGGCGCTGAATGTGGCCAAGCAACTGAGTGACGCCATCGACGCGCGCGGCACCGCGACCTTGGTGGTTTCCGGTGGGCGCAGCCCGGTGGCGTTTTTCCAGCACCTGGCCAAGCAGACGCTGGACTGGTCCAAGGTTGTCGTCACGCTGGCTGACGAGCGTTGGGTGCCGGTTGAACACGCCGACAGCAATGCCGGTCTGCTCAAGCGTTACCTGTTGCAAGGCCCGGCGGCCAAGGCCCAGTTCCTGAGCCTCTACAGTGCCACCGCCAACCTGGAACAGGCCGCCGAGCAGGCTGATCGCTTGCTCGCCGAATTGCCTCCGATTGACGTGCTGATACTCGGCATGGGGGACGATGGTCATACCGCTTCGCTGTTCCCCAACAGCCCGCACCTGAGCGATGCCTTGAAAGCCGACGGCACCCGTCGTTGCTACCCGATGCTGGCGCCGACCGTGCCGCATCAGCGACTGACCATGAGCCGCGCGCTGCTGGCCTCGGCGAAGTACACCGTTCTATCGATTTCCGGTCAGTCCAAGCTGACCACCCTGAATACCGCACTGGCCGGTGACGATGTCGCCGCCATGCCGATTCGGGCGTTTCTGCAACCTACGTTAGAGATTTACTGGTGCCCATGAACCAAGGATCAGCCGCTATGACAAACACATCCCCGACCGTTTCCATGGCGGACAAAGTTGCCCTGATCGACAGCCTCTGCGCCAAGGCGCGGATCCTGCCGGTGATCACCATCGCTCGTGAACAGGACGTGCTG
This genomic stretch from Pseudomonas wuhanensis harbors:
- a CDS encoding carbohydrate ABC transporter permease, whose amino-acid sequence is MSNQLGKPAISFSRIAIYATLLLAAAIYLVPLVVMLLTSFKSPEDIRTGNLLSWPQVIDGIGWIKAWDVVGGYFWNSVKITVPAVLISTFIGAMNGYVLSMWRFRGSQLFFGLLLFGCFLPFQTVLLPASFTLGKFGLANTTTGLVLVHVVYGLAFTTLFFRNYYVSIPDALVKAARLDGAGFFTIFWKILLPMSIPIVMVCLIWQFTQIWNDFLFGVVFASGDAQPITVALNNLVNTSTGAKEYNVDMAAAMIAGLPTLLVYIFAGKYFLRGLTSGAVKG
- a CDS encoding D-hexose-6-phosphate mutarotase — encoded protein: MLEHPLQRFFKSLRERPVFAWERYQMRDVLVIDHPLCQAVFSRQGAQLLHFQPKGQKPWLWCAAKWPHVGAIRGGVPVCWPWYGRHPSENAWPSHGWARLLDWKLLDSSSDDDGVHLHWQLQLCDWQVDLHAHLGERMDLHLSTEHQDDMPCQLSQALHAYWRIGDVGEVALSGLDGAQGYDQLSRQVCQQEGELRVDGGCQRVFQHDGELQLKDHAWQRELCIDTGDHADTVVWHPGSRPLLGVSWNEVLEFVCVEAASGGTDSLCLAPGERAHLSLQARVGV
- a CDS encoding ABC transporter ATP-binding protein, with the protein product MATLELRNVNKTYGAGLPDTLKNIELKINDGEFLILVGPSGCGKSTLMNCIAGLENISGGAILVDDADISGMSPKDRDIAMVFQSYALYPTMSVRDNIAFGLKIRKMPAAEIDEEVARVAKLLQIEHLLSRKPGQLSGGQQQRVAMGRALARRPKIYLFDEPLSNLDAKLRVEMRTEMKLMHQRLKTTTVYVTHDQIEAMTLGDKVAVMKDGIIQQFGTPKDIYNNPANLFVASFIGSPPMNFIPLRLQRKDGRLLALLDSGQARCELPLGMQDAGLEDREVILGMRPEQIVLAGSEPNGLPTIRAEVQVTEPTGPDTLVFVNLNDTKVCCRLAPDVAPAVGETLTLQFDPSKVLLFDAKTGERLGVAGLPKSEAHSANVAQFKGR
- the pgl gene encoding 6-phosphogluconolactonase; its protein translation is MAISELKLPQGVSAHEFKSPVLLAEGLALNVAKQLSDAIDARGTATLVVSGGRSPVAFFQHLAKQTLDWSKVVVTLADERWVPVEHADSNAGLLKRYLLQGPAAKAQFLSLYSATANLEQAAEQADRLLAELPPIDVLILGMGDDGHTASLFPNSPHLSDALKADGTRRCYPMLAPTVPHQRLTMSRALLASAKYTVLSISGQSKLTTLNTALAGDDVAAMPIRAFLQPTLEIYWCP
- a CDS encoding MurR/RpiR family transcriptional regulator; amino-acid sequence: MRNLLEQIQNRLEDLNKAERKVAEVILLNPEQATRFSIAALAQASKVSEPTVNRFCRSFGVSGYPELKLQLAQSLASGAAYVSRAVEADDNPEAYTKKIFGSAIASLDSALQALDPNLISRAVDLLIQARQIHFFGLGASAPVALDAQHKFFRFNLAVTAHADVLMQRMIASVAHTGELFVIISYTGRTRELVEVARIARENGASVLGLTAEGSPLAKASTLSLNIPLPEDTDIYMPMTSRIIQLTVLDVLATGMTLRRGVDFQPHLRKIKESLNASRYPIGDEFN
- a CDS encoding carbohydrate porin; translation: MKKKNNAQLICQLSALAMMTMAGSAHAADAFSADSQWMTGDWGGERTRLIEQGIDIKADYVGEVGANLHGGYNDDKTARYADQFGLGVALDLEKLWGWDNTQAKIQLTNRNGENISNDRVGDPRAGTLSSSQEVYGRGHMVRLTQLWIKHQFLDGKLDVKAGYFGEGEDFNTFPCEFQNLAFCGSQVGNWATNIWYNWPVMQAAIRVKYNITPEFYAQVGAYNQNPSQLEHGNGFKLSGSGTEGTVLPVELVWSPKVNNLPGEYRVGYYKSTANADDVREDANGNDAATSGNAYRSHDSKHGYWFVAQQQLTTHNGDASRGLNIAANATFHDKDTNFVDNYQSLMFVYKGPFDARPKDDVGIGFSRIHVNEDVKKNAELVNAANGVTDYNDPLFSPLRSTEYNYEINYGFHVTNWLTVRPNLQYITHPGGVDEVDNALVAGLKIQSVF
- the zwf gene encoding glucose-6-phosphate dehydrogenase, yielding MPSITVEPCTFALFGALGDLALRKLFPALYQLDGAGLLHEDTRIIALAREPGSEQQHLAFIATELRRYVGAKELDEAVVERFLARLSYLHVDFLKADDYVALAEQAGSAQRVIAYFATPAAVYGAICENLSKVGLTENTRVVLEKPIGSDLESSRKVNDAVAQFFPENRTYRIDHYLGKETVQNLIALRFANSLFETQWNQNYISHVEITVAEQVGIEGRWGYFDKAGQLRDMIQNHLLQLLCLIAMDPPADLSADSIRDEKVKVLKALAPISPEGLTTQVVRGQYIAGHSEGKSVPGYLEEPNSNTQSDTETFVALRADIRNWRWAGVPFYLRTGKRMPQKLSQIVIHFKEPSHYIFAPEQRLQISNKLIIRLQPDEGISLRVMTKEQGLDKGMQLRSGPLQLNFSDTYRSARIPDAYERLLLEVMRGNQNLFVRKDEIEAAWKWCDQLIAGWKKSGDAPKPYAAGSWGPMSSIALITRDGRSWYGDI